From the Solanum pennellii chromosome 4, SPENNV200 genome, one window contains:
- the LOC107016750 gene encoding uncharacterized protein LOC107016750 has product MHDFLMAEDSELWDIVLDGPFIPMIEEKDGEKIRLVPKPRQKYDEADRKKIEKGYKAKTLLVCGIGPDEFNRVSAMKEGETIHEMFTKLSSITNELRSLGEPISMSKQVRKVFRILPKSWEIKVDVITEAKDLKVLTKDALIGNLKTHAMNRNHYQSKKEVKKDKSLMLKYKSEENSSDDDMAYLFNRFQKIVRKNKGFKRGANGPRTATQNDTCYKCGKAGHFIRECPLLKTKNKEYQKSRGDKEKRTDLALAAWGDSSSDSEDPDEPNDVSMVVVHEEETIFNEMFAFMAHSENEKEEDKVTLLDMKHDLNTYSLKKLRTLANVMIDSVIELTSERDIMNAELDSLTEKKIKWKRKC; this is encoded by the exons ATGCATGATTTTCTCATGGCTGAAGACAGTGAGCTATGGGACATTGTCTTAGATGGACCATTTATTCCAATGATTGAAGAAAAAGATGGAGAAAAAATTAGGCTTGTTCCAAAGCCTagacaaaaatatgatgaagctgATAGGAAGAAGATCGAAAAAGGCTACAAGGCAAAGACTCTTCTTGTCTGTGGTATAGGGCCAGATGAGTTCAATCGTGTCTCAGCT ATGAAAGAAGGTGAAACCATTCATGAGATGTTCACTAAATTGTCCTCCATTACAAATGAGTTGAGAAGCCTTGGAGAACCTATCAGTATGAGCAAGCAAGTTAGGAAAGTGTTTCGAATCCTTCCAAAGTCTTGGGAAATCAAGGTTGATGTTATTACTGAAGCAAAAGATCTGAAAGTGTTGACAAAGGATGCTCTCATTGGAAATCTGAAGACTCATGCGATGAATCGAAATCACTATcagtcaaagaaggaagtcaaaaAGGATAAGTCCTTGATGCTGAAATACAAATCTGAAGAAAACTccagtgatgatgatatggcttATCTCTtcaatagatttcaaaaaattgtgagaaAGAACAAAGGTTTTAAAAGGGGAGCAAATGGTCCTCGAACTGCCACTCAAAATGATACATGTTATAAGTGTGGGAAAGCTGGGCACTTTATAAGAGAGTGTCCTTTACtcaagactaaaaataaagaatatcaaaaatcaagagGTGATAAAGAGAAGAGAACAGACCTG gctcttgctgcatggggAGACTCTTCAAGTGACTCAGAAGATCCTGATGAACCAAATGATGTGTCAATGGTGGTGGTTCATGAAGAGGAAACCATATTCAATGAGATGTTTGCTTTCATGGCTCAttcagaaaatgaaaaagaggaggacaaggtaactcttcttgataTGAAACATGATTTGAATActtattctcttaaaaaattgagaacttTAGCAAATGTTATGATTGATTCAGTAATTGAGTTAACCTCTGAAAGAGACATTATGAATGCTGAGCTTGACAGTTTAActgaaaaaaagataaaatggaagagaaaatgttga